Sequence from the Mesotoga sp. BH458_6_3_2_1 genome:
GCGAACCCTTCATGAGGAAAGATATTCTCCAAACTGCCGCAGAGTTTCCGCAGATTCTCTTTCCTGTTTTCACAAACGGCACTATGATCGACGATAACACGGTCGAATGGCTCAAAGAACACAGAAATATCGTCCCGATTGTCAGCATAGAGGGAAATGAAGGAGACACAGACACTAGAAGAGGGGCCGGCATATACAGGAATGCTCTTGAAGTCATTGCCAGCCTTAAAGAGAGCGGGTCTTTCTTTGGAGTCTCTATTACGGCGACTTCTCAAAATCACATTAAGATAACGGAGAGAAGATTCGTAAATAACGTTGTGAAACTTGGAGCGAAACTAGTATTCTACATAGAATTTGTTCCGCTCACTCCGGGCACTATGAATCTAGTGCTTAATCAAGAACAGAAGCTTGAACTCGCAGACAGGATAGACGCCCTGAGGAAGAATAGCGCAAGTCTATTCGTTTCTCTGCCCGGAAGGGAAGCGACTTATGGGGGATGTCTCGCAGCAGGGAGAGGTTTCATACACCTCAGTCCCGAAGGATTTGTGGAGCCCTGTCCATTTGCTCCGTTCTCGGTTCACAATTTGAAGGAGACGAGCTTGAGAGAAGCGCTGGAATCGGAGTTCCTGAAGGTGCTCAAGGAAAATCACATGAAATGGAAGTCGAAGGATGGCGGATGCGGACTCTGGTCCAACAGAGAATGG
This genomic interval carries:
- a CDS encoding radical SAM protein translates to MSNWNILFNDSLRNFFGTAIKIAVKNPAQIAFMAKTAKNQREAAAVRDRFEAEGLHVPPVMIASITSKCNLNCVGCYSNAKKLRTDREITASHFRSILEQSVELGISIVLMAGGEPFMRKDILQTAAEFPQILFPVFTNGTMIDDNTVEWLKEHRNIVPIVSIEGNEGDTDTRRGAGIYRNALEVIASLKESGSFFGVSITATSQNHIKITERRFVNNVVKLGAKLVFYIEFVPLTPGTMNLVLNQEQKLELADRIDALRKNSASLFVSLPGREATYGGCLAAGRGFIHLSPEGFVEPCPFAPFSVHNLKETSLREALESEFLKVLKENHMKWKSKDGGCGLWSNREWVESVRQSTTVEKEAIQETVSLTS